From Hydractinia symbiolongicarpus strain clone_291-10 chromosome 11, HSymV2.1, whole genome shotgun sequence, the proteins below share one genomic window:
- the LOC130613444 gene encoding uncharacterized protein LOC130613444, with protein MVTKWVREINLLSNIAVTQPQAAYMCFVDGYKNKFTYFLRTIFGIEEFLTPLDEVIRHKFIPAVTGGHIVNDNERKLLALPPRLGGLGIDVFCKNATIEYENSRNMTASLISQILMVNNEEGDKSKQQIQSERRRRYQQDLEALRAEMTDEEKRINESNMRTGVSNWLTTLPLTEWGYDLIKEQFWDAIKIRYNWQLERLPSNCICGVRFDLSHALSCKKGGLVTLRHNEIRNITADLLKEVCKDVRVEPSLLEINGERFQQRMANDGNESRLDVSALRSEVQRYGNKQNLPEKRNGKEEAV; from the coding sequence ATGGTGACCAAATGGGTCAGGGAGATCAATCTACTGTCAAACATAGCAGTAACGCAACCTCAAGCTGCATACATGTGCTTTGTAGATGGCTACAAGAACAAATTTACATACTTTCTAAGAACGATCTTTGGCATAGAAGAGTTCTTGACACCTCTCGATGAAGTTATTCGACACAAGTTTATCCCTGCGGTAACTGGTGGTCACATCGTTAACGATAACGAAAGGAAACTTTTAGCACTCCCTCCGAGGCTTGGTGGATTGGGAATTGATGTGTTTTGTAAAAATGCAACGATCGAGTATGAGAACTCGAGAAACATGACAGCCTCGCTGATAAGTCAAATTCTCATGGTGAACAATGAAGAAGGTGACAAGTCCAAACAACAAATTCAATCAGAACGACGCAGACGCTATCAACAAGATCTTGAAGCACTGCGAGCTGAGATGACAGACGAGGAGAAACGAATCAATGAATCTAATATGCGAACGGGAGTCTCAAATTGGTTGACAACGCTTCCACTTACAGAGTGGGGGTACGATTTGATAAAAGAACAGTTCTGGGATGCAATCAAGATTCGATACAACTGGCAACTGGAACGATTGCCCTCCAACTGCATATGTGGTGTTCGGTTTGATTTAAGCCATGCATTATCATGTAAAAAGGGTGGACTAGTCACACTTCGACACAACGAGATTCGCAACATAACTGCAGACCTTCTCAAGGAAGTATGTAAAGATGTAAGAGTAGAGCCGAGTCTTCTTGAAATCAATGGCGAAAGGTTCCAACAACGCATGGCAAACGACGGAAATGAATCAAGACTGGATGTGAGTGCACTACGCTCAGAGGTACAGAGATATGGAAATAAGCAGAACCTTCCAGAAAAACGAAACGGAAAAGAAGAAGCAGTATAA